In Populus alba chromosome 1, ASM523922v2, whole genome shotgun sequence, a single window of DNA contains:
- the LOC118047085 gene encoding F-box/kelch-repeat protein At5g26960, with translation MPESCNSRHFSWLMKSCFPNPQDPTSKPLSPNPIITISIPTTTLSSLSDDLLLECLSRVPSSSLPSISLVCRRWSLLLQSPSFLYLRRLHHLIHPTIFTLSAPFAASLRLPDDNDADTNDPLWKVASCLPFPVASLDSLSHARLSAIGSRIYIIGRNEMFCYDVWSGIITSRSSMIYPRKKFATAVLSGKIYVAGGGSRAGAALEEYDPDTDTWRVVAQATRRRYGCIGAAVDGVFYVIGGLKIGAALENEVTRPAAAGAEAYVYASSMDLFDVESRLWLRSRAVPGGGCVVAACAVAGYVYILTSHAVELSFCRFDARRRGGGGSNGKGFGEWCRIKSPPLPAQVRLDSTVRFSCVGVENKVVLIQVSGCIDDLLRRSGRNVRGLKEGLVLVYDCISGVWSRGPHLPEVIRRAACVTVEC, from the coding sequence ATGCCAGAAAGTTGCAATTCTCGCCACTTCTCATGGCTAATGAAATCTTGCTTCCCAAACCCACAAGACCCCACCTCCAAACCCCTCTCTCCAAACCCTATAATCACCATCTCCATCCCCACCACCACCCTCTCTTCTCTTTCAGATGACCTTCTCTTAGAATGCCTCTCTAGAGTCCCTTCCTCTTCCCTCCCTTCCATTTCCCTCGTTTGCCGCCGCTGGTCCCTCCTCCTTCAATCTCCTTCTTTTCTCTACCTACGCCGTCTCCACCACCTCATCCACCCCACCATCTTCACTCTATCCGCCCCTTTTGCCGCCTCCCTCCGACTACCAGATGACAATGATGCCGATACCAATGACCCTTTGTGGAAAGTTGCTTCGTGTCTTCCTTTTCCTGTAGCCTCATTGGATAGCCTTTCTCACGCTCGTCTGTCTGCAATTGGATCAAGGATCTATATCATTGGACGAAACGAAATGTTTTGTTATGATGTCTGGAGTGGCATAATTACTTCAAGATCTTCAATGATTTACCCTAGAAAGAAATTTGCTACTGCAGTGCTTTCGGGTAAAATTTATGTCGCCGGAGGCGGGTCACGAGCGGGGGCAGCATTGGAGGAGTATGACCCAGACACTGATACTTGGCGTGTGGTGGCACAGGCGACAAGGAGGCGATATGGTTGCATTGGGGCTGCCGTTGATGGCGTGTTTTATGTGATTGGAGGACTTAAAATAGGTGCCGCCTTGGAGAATGAAGTCACACGCCCCGCTGCAGCGGGGGCAGAGGCTTATGTGTATGCCAGTTCGATGGATTTGTTTGATGTGGAGTCGCGTTTGTGGTTAAGGAGTAGGGCCGTTCCTGGTGGCGGGTGTGTCGTGGCTGCATGTGCGGTGGCAgggtatgtttatattttaactaGTCACGCGGTGGAGTTATCATTCTGTCGCTTTGATGCCCGGAGGCGGGGCGGCGGCGGCAGCAACGGTAAGGGATTTGGAGAGTGGTGTAGGATAAAGAGCCCACCATTGCCAGCACAAGTTAGGCTGGACAGTACAGTGAGGTTTAGTTGCGTAGGAGTCGAAAACAAGGTGGTGTTAATTCAAGTCAGTGGGTGCATTGATGATTTGTTAAGGAGAAGTGGAAGGAATGTTCGGGGATTGAAAGAGGGATTGGTATTGGTTTATGATTGTATTAGCGGAGTGTGGAGCAGAGGGCCTCATTTGCCGGAGGTGATTCGACGCGCCGCCTGTGTGACTGTGGAATGCTAG